Proteins encoded by one window of Streptacidiphilus sp. PB12-B1b:
- a CDS encoding class I adenylate-forming enzyme family protein — MGADPGQGGESRTLAGARTLWELLERRAALTPDAPMLIQEREAAAEGQPLDRTLSFREVRDRAERVAAGLRREYGVGDGTPVAWQLPTRIETVVVSLALSRLGAVQTPVIALYRGAEVGHILRESGARLFLVPGVWRGFDYPGLAAQLGAQLPVPPRVLTAYAEADLPVGDPAELPPPPRTDLADARTPVRWVYYTSGTTSAPKGARHTDRTLIAGGVGLGEALRMGPGDVGSIAFPYAHIGGPDYLVTMLVHGFPALLAEVFALPGVLPAYRRNRVTMAGGSTAFYAAFLAEQRRLPPGERLLPGLRIISGGGAPRPPEMYREVAEELGCVLAHGYGMTEAPAICMGSPGDTPEQLAHTEGRPVAGAELRVVRPDGAEAATDEVGEVWLRGPMVCRGYTDPELTARAFAPGDWFRTGDLGRIRADGHVVLTGRLKDLIIRKGENIAPQEIEDLIYQDPRVGAVAVVGLPDPVRGERVCAVVERRPGQEPPTLADLATRLRAAGLMAQKIPEQLEIVDALPRNETLRKVLKHELRELFAHLPWTDPGALG; from the coding sequence ATGGGCGCCGATCCGGGGCAGGGCGGGGAGAGCCGGACGCTCGCGGGCGCGCGGACGCTCTGGGAGCTGCTGGAGCGCCGGGCGGCGCTGACCCCGGATGCCCCCATGCTGATCCAGGAGCGGGAGGCCGCCGCCGAGGGGCAGCCGCTGGACCGCACCCTCAGCTTCCGCGAGGTCCGCGACCGGGCCGAGCGCGTCGCCGCCGGGCTGCGGCGGGAGTACGGCGTCGGCGACGGCACCCCGGTCGCCTGGCAGCTGCCCACCCGGATCGAGACCGTGGTGGTCTCGCTGGCGCTCTCCCGGCTGGGCGCGGTGCAGACCCCGGTCATCGCCCTCTACCGGGGCGCCGAGGTCGGGCACATCCTGCGCGAGTCCGGCGCCCGGCTGTTCCTGGTCCCCGGGGTGTGGCGCGGCTTCGACTACCCGGGGCTCGCCGCGCAGCTGGGCGCCCAACTGCCGGTGCCGCCAAGGGTGCTGACCGCCTACGCCGAGGCCGACCTGCCCGTCGGCGACCCGGCCGAGCTGCCGCCCCCGCCCCGGACCGACCTGGCCGACGCCCGCACGCCGGTCCGCTGGGTCTACTACACCTCCGGCACCACCTCCGCGCCCAAGGGCGCCCGGCACACCGACCGCACCCTGATCGCCGGCGGCGTGGGCCTGGGCGAGGCGCTGCGGATGGGCCCGGGCGACGTCGGCTCGATCGCCTTCCCCTACGCCCACATCGGCGGCCCCGACTACCTGGTCACCATGCTGGTGCACGGCTTCCCGGCGCTGCTGGCGGAGGTGTTCGCGCTGCCCGGCGTGCTCCCCGCCTACCGGCGCAACCGGGTCACCATGGCGGGCGGCAGCACCGCCTTCTACGCCGCCTTCCTGGCCGAGCAGCGCAGGCTGCCGCCGGGGGAACGGCTGCTGCCCGGCCTGCGGATCATCTCCGGCGGCGGCGCGCCCCGGCCGCCGGAGATGTACCGCGAGGTCGCCGAGGAGCTGGGGTGCGTCCTGGCGCACGGCTACGGGATGACCGAGGCCCCGGCCATCTGCATGGGCTCACCCGGGGACACCCCCGAGCAGCTGGCGCACACCGAGGGCCGCCCGGTGGCCGGGGCCGAGCTGCGGGTGGTCCGGCCGGACGGCGCCGAGGCCGCCACCGACGAGGTCGGCGAGGTGTGGCTGCGCGGCCCGATGGTCTGCCGCGGCTACACCGACCCCGAGCTGACCGCCCGGGCATTCGCCCCCGGCGACTGGTTCCGCACCGGCGACCTGGGCCGGATCCGGGCCGACGGCCATGTGGTGCTCACCGGGCGGCTCAAGGACCTGATCATCCGCAAGGGCGAGAACATCGCCCCGCAGGAGATCGAGGACCTCATCTACCAGGACCCCCGGGTCGGCGCGGTCGCCGTGGTCGGCCTGCCGGACCCGGTCCGCGGCGAGCGGGTGTGCGCCGTGGTGGAGCGCCGCCCCGGCCAGGAGCCGCCGACGCTGGCCGACCTCGCCACACGGCTGCGCGCGGCCGGGCTCATGGCGCAGAAGATTCCCGAGCAACTGGAGATCGTGGACGCACTCCCGCGCAACGAAACACTCCGCAAGGTGCTCAAGCACGAGCTGCGGGAGCTGTTCGCGCACCTGCCGTGGACCGATCCGGGGGCGTTGGGGTGA
- a CDS encoding sigma-70 family RNA polymerase sigma factor, translating to MATPAPLRWDRQIQRRLERGEESALGELYDQFAPLVHGLAQRVLNDTHAAEQVTRDVFAHVWEHPDEFDPACGSMRSWIGTLTHRRAVERLRGAQGEGDEPQPDSRPIEPACLEEEVVAQATAAHVQSVVASLPQALQEVLLLTCLGGRTYQQAAQELGVGAATAKHRMRLGLQLLAAALSTGSAP from the coding sequence ATGGCCACGCCTGCCCCGCTGCGCTGGGACCGGCAGATCCAGCGCCGCCTCGAACGCGGCGAGGAGTCCGCCCTCGGCGAACTCTACGACCAGTTCGCCCCGTTGGTGCACGGCCTGGCCCAGCGCGTGCTCAACGACACCCACGCCGCCGAGCAGGTCACCCGGGACGTCTTCGCCCACGTCTGGGAGCACCCCGACGAGTTCGATCCGGCCTGCGGCTCCATGCGCTCCTGGATCGGGACGCTGACCCACCGGCGCGCCGTCGAACGCCTGCGCGGCGCCCAGGGCGAGGGCGACGAGCCGCAGCCCGACAGCCGCCCGATCGAGCCCGCCTGCCTGGAGGAGGAGGTCGTGGCCCAGGCCACCGCCGCCCACGTCCAGTCCGTGGTCGCCTCGCTGCCGCAGGCGCTGCAGGAGGTGCTGCTGCTCACCTGCCTCGGCGGCCGCACCTACCAGCAGGCCGCCCAGGAGCTCGGCGTCGGCGCCGCCACCGCCAAGCACCGGATGCGGCTCGGCCTGCAACTGCTGGCCGCCGCGCTCTCGACCGGGTCCGCGCCGTGA
- a CDS encoding esterase family protein has product MSLTGAPFFVLTIALVVAAVVGMVAIWNRIPGPPAVRFTGRIGMTLLSQAAAVLMVLVYVNNSMGPFYDSWGDLFGNDATVQLTGGNGAAGSTGAVVGGGGGNTAATDAAEKLTFTTYTKGVLKTKAVGPLSRIQGSLYVWVPPQYNQPQYAHTNFPVVELLPGTPGTPQAWFGTMKAHTELERLMAEGKAKPMILVSATLNMFGGGNDSGCANLPGSYQTATWLAKDVPALVKKNFRASTDARQWAIMGYSAGGYCSANLTVQYPGSFHAAVTMSGYNAPDAAIVLKNPALAAANNPYLLLKKARQQPDIVLLAAGSLQDPGTVPDARALVGALKHPGPSKVMVLDKGDHTTAVFQTMLPESLVWLSQQITA; this is encoded by the coding sequence ATGAGTCTCACAGGAGCGCCGTTCTTCGTGCTCACCATCGCGCTGGTGGTGGCGGCCGTCGTCGGCATGGTTGCGATCTGGAACCGCATACCCGGGCCCCCGGCGGTCCGGTTCACCGGACGGATCGGGATGACGCTGCTCAGCCAGGCCGCAGCCGTGCTGATGGTGCTGGTGTACGTCAACAACAGCATGGGCCCGTTCTACGACAGCTGGGGCGACCTGTTCGGCAACGACGCCACCGTGCAGCTCACCGGCGGCAACGGCGCGGCGGGCAGCACCGGCGCGGTCGTCGGCGGGGGCGGCGGGAACACGGCCGCGACCGACGCCGCCGAGAAGCTGACCTTCACCACCTACACCAAGGGCGTGCTGAAGACCAAGGCCGTCGGCCCGCTGTCGCGCATCCAGGGCAGCCTGTACGTCTGGGTGCCCCCGCAGTACAACCAGCCGCAGTACGCCCACACGAACTTCCCGGTGGTCGAGCTGCTGCCCGGCACCCCCGGCACCCCGCAGGCGTGGTTCGGCACCATGAAGGCCCACACCGAGCTGGAGCGGCTCATGGCCGAGGGCAAGGCCAAGCCGATGATCCTGGTCTCGGCCACGCTCAACATGTTCGGCGGCGGCAACGACTCCGGCTGCGCCAACCTGCCCGGCAGCTACCAGACCGCGACCTGGCTGGCCAAGGACGTCCCGGCGCTGGTCAAGAAGAACTTCCGGGCCTCGACCGACGCCAGGCAGTGGGCGATCATGGGCTACTCGGCCGGCGGCTACTGCTCGGCCAACCTCACCGTCCAGTACCCCGGCTCCTTCCACGCGGCCGTGACCATGTCCGGCTACAACGCGCCCGACGCGGCGATCGTCCTGAAGAACCCGGCGCTGGCCGCCGCCAACAACCCGTACCTGCTGCTGAAGAAGGCCAGGCAGCAGCCGGACATCGTGCTGCTGGCGGCCGGTTCGCTGCAGGACCCGGGCACGGTGCCGGACGCCCGGGCCCTGGTCGGCGCGCTGAAGCACCCCGGTCCGAGCAAGGTGATGGTGCTCGACAAGGGCGACCACACCACCGCGGTGTTCCAGACCATGCTGCCCGAGTCGCTGGTCTGGCTGTCCCAGCAGATCACCGCCTGA
- a CDS encoding cysteine hydrolase family protein, with translation MAVPLDELLRPGRAALVTCECQNGVLGEPAVFPALAEAARKAELVQHIGRLTAAARAAGAPVLHCTALRRADGRGAGGNARLFAAAARAAVPLTPGSDAAALHPGIGADPADLVLPRLHGLGPFQDTGLATVLRNLGARTVVCVGVSLNVALLELVLGAVGAGFRAVVVRDAVAGTPPEYAEAVLRHTLALTATLADTAAVADCWAAQAS, from the coding sequence GTGGCCGTACCACTGGACGAGCTGCTGCGGCCGGGCCGGGCCGCGCTGGTGACCTGCGAGTGCCAGAACGGCGTGCTCGGCGAGCCGGCGGTCTTCCCGGCCCTGGCCGAGGCCGCCCGGAAGGCCGAACTCGTCCAGCACATCGGCCGGTTGACCGCTGCGGCCCGGGCCGCCGGGGCGCCGGTGCTGCACTGCACCGCGCTGCGCCGGGCGGACGGTCGCGGCGCGGGCGGCAATGCCCGGCTGTTCGCGGCGGCGGCCCGGGCGGCCGTCCCCCTGACGCCGGGCTCGGACGCCGCCGCACTGCACCCCGGGATCGGCGCGGACCCGGCCGACCTGGTGCTGCCGCGCCTGCACGGCCTCGGCCCGTTCCAGGACACCGGCCTGGCCACCGTGCTGCGCAACCTCGGCGCGCGGACCGTGGTCTGCGTCGGGGTGTCGCTCAATGTGGCGCTGCTGGAGCTGGTGCTGGGCGCGGTGGGCGCGGGCTTCCGGGCGGTGGTCGTCCGGGACGCGGTGGCCGGCACCCCGCCCGAGTACGCCGAAGCGGTGCTGCGGCACACCCTGGCCCTGACCGCGACCCTCGCCGACACCGCCGCCGTCGCCGACTGCTGGGCAGCGCAGGCGTCTTGA
- a CDS encoding STAS domain-containing protein, with protein sequence MSSEGFQGWAVLRVAGEIDLVTGGQIRAEVHRMVAEGRRRVVLDLAAVRFCDSSGVGVLIAARRLLRSCSGELRLVLPPSAPAVAPPPSGPHGAGGGHVHRVFTALGIRRLFDIYPDVPSAVAPPLARPA encoded by the coding sequence ATGAGTTCCGAGGGGTTCCAGGGCTGGGCGGTGCTGCGGGTCGCTGGTGAGATCGACCTGGTGACGGGCGGGCAGATCCGGGCGGAGGTGCACCGGATGGTCGCCGAGGGCCGCCGCCGGGTGGTGCTGGACCTGGCCGCGGTGCGCTTCTGCGACTCCAGCGGGGTGGGCGTGCTGATCGCGGCCCGGCGGCTGCTGCGCTCCTGCTCCGGCGAGCTGCGGCTGGTGCTGCCGCCGAGCGCCCCGGCGGTCGCGCCGCCCCCGTCGGGTCCGCACGGCGCGGGCGGCGGGCATGTGCACCGGGTGTTCACCGCGCTGGGCATCCGCCGCCTCTTCGACATCTACCCCGACGTGCCCTCCGCGGTGGCCCCGCCGCTGGCCCGCCCGGCCTGA
- the purU gene encoding formyltetrahydrofolate deformylase translates to MAQQQPGPDQYVLTLSCPDKQGIVHAVSSYLFRTGCNIVDSQQFGDGDSGLFFMRVHFSAEAPVTLEKLHASFAATGDAFRMDWQIHPSAERTRVLLLVSKFGHCLNDLLFRASSGALPVDVVGVASNHTDFQDLAASYGVPFHHIPVTPDTKPEAEAALLEIIKREQVDLVVLARYMQVLSDELCQALAGRAINIHHSFLPSFKGAKPYHQAHARGVKLIGATAHYVTARLDEGPIIEQEVVRVSHDVSPEGLVALGRDAECQALARAVKWHAEHRVLLNGTRTVVFA, encoded by the coding sequence ATCGTCCACGCCGTGTCCAGCTACCTGTTCCGGACGGGCTGCAACATCGTCGACAGCCAGCAGTTCGGCGACGGCGACTCGGGGCTGTTCTTCATGCGGGTGCACTTCTCCGCCGAGGCGCCGGTCACCCTGGAGAAGCTGCACGCGAGCTTCGCCGCCACCGGCGACGCCTTCCGGATGGACTGGCAGATCCACCCCTCGGCGGAGCGCACCCGGGTGCTGCTGCTGGTCAGCAAGTTCGGCCACTGCCTGAACGACCTGCTGTTCCGGGCGAGCAGCGGGGCGCTGCCGGTGGACGTCGTCGGGGTGGCGTCCAACCACACCGACTTCCAGGACCTGGCCGCGTCGTACGGCGTGCCGTTCCACCACATCCCGGTGACCCCGGACACCAAGCCCGAGGCCGAGGCCGCGCTGCTGGAGATCATCAAGCGGGAGCAGGTGGACCTGGTGGTCCTGGCCCGCTACATGCAGGTGCTCTCGGACGAGCTGTGCCAGGCCCTCGCCGGGCGGGCGATCAACATCCACCACTCGTTCCTGCCGAGCTTCAAGGGCGCCAAGCCGTACCACCAGGCGCACGCCCGGGGCGTGAAGCTGATCGGCGCGACGGCGCACTACGTCACCGCGCGGCTGGACGAGGGCCCGATCATCGAGCAGGAGGTGGTCCGGGTCAGCCACGACGTCTCGCCCGAGGGGTTGGTGGCGCTGGGCCGGGACGCCGAGTGCCAGGCGCTGGCCCGCGCGGTCAAGTGGCACGCCGAGCACCGCGTCCTGCTCAACGGCACCCGCACCGTCGTCTTCGCCTGA
- a CDS encoding zf-HC2 domain-containing protein, with product MTAPDAGPDPGAPAADHETLRGLIGAWALDACTPREAAGVERHLAGCPACAEEAVRLRDAAGWLSTDDPLDPAPALRGSVIAWALTRRPATVPVPDYSAAYAAETARLDALLRDLGDLDWQESAELRWHGGAERLSPAEVLCHLAAVDGLLAVALGLPDPTSGSDLVERTERLSAELRHRSPEAIRALWRAQTRALVETAALAEAGAEAAGGDTTGDTEVDYGLFRAPLREAFLDRAFECWIHAVDIAEAVGYPYGPPRGVHLRRLIGVAARALPTALAALRGAGQATAAPGPDEARGHRAVKLVIEGRGESEWLIPLEPDAPPPPPGTPPVATLALDGVEFCFLAAARRDPDRLPCGITGDRATAHDVLHATRLLSRP from the coding sequence GTGACCGCCCCCGACGCCGGCCCCGACCCGGGCGCCCCGGCGGCCGACCACGAGACGCTGCGCGGGCTGATCGGCGCCTGGGCCCTGGACGCCTGCACCCCGCGCGAGGCCGCCGGGGTGGAACGGCACCTGGCCGGCTGCCCGGCCTGCGCCGAGGAGGCCGTACGGCTGCGGGACGCCGCGGGCTGGCTCTCCACCGACGACCCGCTGGACCCGGCCCCGGCGCTGCGCGGCTCCGTCATCGCCTGGGCGCTGACCCGCCGCCCCGCAACCGTCCCGGTGCCCGACTACAGCGCGGCCTACGCCGCCGAGACCGCCCGGCTGGACGCGCTCCTGCGCGACCTCGGCGACCTGGACTGGCAGGAGTCCGCGGAGCTGCGCTGGCACGGCGGCGCGGAACGGCTGAGCCCCGCCGAGGTGCTGTGCCACCTCGCCGCCGTGGACGGCCTGCTCGCGGTCGCCCTCGGCCTGCCCGACCCGACGTCCGGCAGCGACCTGGTGGAACGCACCGAGCGGCTGAGCGCGGAGCTGCGGCACCGCTCGCCGGAGGCGATACGCGCCCTGTGGCGGGCGCAGACCCGGGCCCTGGTGGAGACCGCGGCGCTCGCCGAGGCCGGTGCGGAGGCCGCCGGGGGCGACACCACCGGCGACACCGAGGTGGACTACGGCCTGTTCCGGGCCCCGCTGCGGGAGGCATTCCTGGACCGGGCCTTCGAGTGCTGGATCCACGCGGTGGACATCGCCGAGGCCGTCGGCTACCCCTACGGGCCGCCGCGCGGCGTGCACCTGCGGCGGTTGATCGGGGTCGCGGCCCGGGCGCTGCCCACGGCCCTGGCCGCACTGCGCGGCGCGGGCCAGGCCACGGCCGCCCCCGGGCCGGACGAGGCGCGCGGCCACCGCGCGGTGAAGCTGGTCATCGAGGGCCGGGGCGAGAGCGAGTGGCTGATCCCGCTGGAGCCGGACGCCCCGCCCCCGCCGCCCGGCACGCCGCCGGTGGCCACCCTGGCGCTGGACGGCGTCGAGTTCTGCTTCCTGGCGGCGGCCCGGCGCGATCCGGACCGGCTCCCCTGCGGCATCACCGGCGACCGCGCCACCGCCCACGACGTCCTGCACGCCACCCGCCTGCTCTCCCGCCCCTGA
- a CDS encoding amidohydrolase family protein: MDLPMVVSVDDHVIEPAHLFETWLPVRYRDRGPKPLRAGIGELAYVGGRYRITMDPAGPPTDWWIYEDLQFPYKRNIAAVGFDRDEMTLEGITREEMRRGCWDPKARLDDMQGNHVEASLCFPTFPRFCGQTFAEAHDKEVALACVRAYNDWMVEEWCGDSGGRLIPLCLIPLWDVELAAAEIRRNAARGVRAVCFSEIPTYLGLPSIHSGYWDPFFAECQATGTVVCMHIGSSSQMPAASPDAPPAVQATLSFNNAMASMTDFLFSGVLVRFPSLTLAYSEGQMGWIPYALERADDVWREHRAWGGVRDIVPEPPSSYYYRQIFACFFRDRHGVASLDTVGVDNVTFETDYPHVDSTWPDTEAVAREHVAGLPPDVVYKIMRGNAIRMLGLDLDRHLDACGRPLRP, encoded by the coding sequence ATGGACCTGCCCATGGTGGTCAGCGTCGACGACCACGTGATCGAACCCGCGCACCTCTTCGAGACCTGGCTGCCCGTCAGATACCGTGACCGGGGACCGAAGCCGCTGCGCGCGGGGATCGGCGAACTCGCCTACGTCGGCGGCAGGTACCGGATCACCATGGACCCGGCCGGGCCGCCCACCGACTGGTGGATCTACGAGGACCTGCAGTTCCCGTACAAGCGCAACATCGCCGCCGTCGGCTTCGACCGGGACGAGATGACCCTCGAGGGCATCACCCGCGAGGAGATGCGCCGGGGCTGCTGGGATCCCAAGGCCCGGCTGGACGACATGCAGGGCAACCACGTCGAAGCCTCGCTGTGCTTCCCGACCTTCCCGCGCTTCTGCGGCCAGACCTTCGCCGAGGCGCACGACAAGGAGGTGGCCCTGGCCTGCGTCCGCGCCTACAACGACTGGATGGTCGAGGAGTGGTGCGGCGACAGCGGCGGGCGGCTCATCCCGCTCTGCCTGATCCCGCTGTGGGACGTGGAGTTGGCCGCCGCCGAGATCCGCCGCAACGCCGCGCGCGGGGTCCGGGCGGTCTGCTTCAGCGAGATCCCCACCTACCTGGGCCTGCCCAGCATCCACAGCGGCTACTGGGATCCGTTCTTCGCCGAGTGCCAGGCCACCGGCACGGTCGTCTGCATGCACATCGGCTCCTCCTCGCAGATGCCCGCCGCCTCCCCGGACGCGCCGCCCGCCGTGCAGGCCACGCTCAGCTTCAACAACGCCATGGCGTCGATGACCGACTTCCTCTTCTCCGGCGTGCTGGTGCGCTTCCCGAGCCTCACCCTCGCCTACAGCGAGGGGCAGATGGGCTGGATCCCGTACGCGCTGGAGCGCGCCGACGACGTCTGGCGGGAGCACCGGGCCTGGGGCGGGGTGCGGGACATCGTCCCCGAGCCGCCGTCCAGCTACTACTACCGTCAGATCTTCGCCTGCTTCTTCCGCGACCGGCACGGCGTCGCCTCGCTGGACACGGTCGGCGTGGACAACGTCACCTTCGAGACCGACTACCCGCACGTCGACTCGACCTGGCCGGACACCGAGGCCGTCGCCCGGGAGCACGTCGCGGGGCTGCCGCCGGACGTCGTCTACAAGATCATGCGCGGCAACGCCATCCGGATGCTCGGCCTGGACCTCGACCGCCACCTGGACGCCTGCGGACGCCCGCTGCGGCCCTGA
- a CDS encoding bifunctional glycosyltransferase family 2 protein/CDP-glycerol:glycerophosphate glycerophosphotransferase, whose protein sequence is MNAVELSIVLPVYGVADYLPRCLDSVLAADAPERVRLQVVAVDDASPDGSGAILDEYAARDPRLTVLHLAENRGLGGAREAGLAAATGGYVWFVDSDDWLADGAVEAVAERLAAVRPDVLITGFARVYPDGSTEPDTWRRLIEGVPEAFTLAERPGLLQMILSAWNKVVRREFLLGLGVRFGDGYYEDISVTYPLLVAAERLSYLDQDVYFYRRQREGAITNTASARHADAFAQYDAVFAFLNRRPQTPEALRRLVFDRTVKQAVTILDSPGLVPEELRGDFFHRASDHFRRHRPAGYAHPGGLRGVQYRLVERDAWGAYQQLRPLQALPRTVKRALRQGLDGGRRGARKAVRGAGRRGLYEAYRRRPMDEELAVYAAYWYRGYACNPAAIYEKARELAPGVRGVWVVETRAQAAALPPGVPYVIANTPGYLKAMATAKYLVNNVNFPHTMTKRPGSVHVQTQHGTPLKLLGLDLRERPEAGGDMDFERMLEHVARWDYLVSPNPHSTEAFGSAYPGRYRVLETGYPRNDRLAQAGPEQGAAVRESLGVPEGQTVVLYAPTHREQHAGYVPALDLAALAQALGPQFTLLVRTHYFYADGGRDLGAGAGQVIDVSAHPAVEDLYLAADVLVTDYSSSMFDYAVLDRPVVVFAPDWAEYQRIRGVYFDLRAEPPGLFTTEPEELARVLADGSAAGPEAAELRAAFRKRFCPWDDGHAAERVVREVFPVARD, encoded by the coding sequence GTGAACGCAGTGGAGCTCAGCATCGTCCTGCCCGTGTACGGCGTCGCGGACTACCTGCCGCGCTGCCTGGACTCCGTCCTCGCGGCGGACGCCCCGGAGCGGGTGCGGCTGCAGGTCGTGGCGGTGGACGACGCCTCGCCGGACGGCAGCGGCGCGATCCTGGACGAGTACGCCGCCCGCGATCCCCGGCTGACCGTGCTGCACCTCGCCGAGAACCGGGGCCTGGGCGGCGCCCGCGAGGCCGGTCTGGCCGCGGCGACCGGCGGGTACGTCTGGTTCGTCGACAGCGACGACTGGCTCGCGGACGGCGCGGTGGAGGCCGTCGCCGAGCGGCTGGCCGCCGTCCGGCCGGATGTGCTGATCACCGGCTTCGCCCGGGTCTACCCCGACGGCAGCACCGAGCCGGACACCTGGCGGCGGCTGATCGAGGGCGTTCCCGAGGCGTTCACCCTGGCCGAGCGGCCGGGCCTGCTGCAGATGATCCTGTCGGCCTGGAACAAGGTGGTCCGCCGGGAGTTCCTGCTCGGCCTGGGCGTCCGCTTCGGCGACGGCTACTACGAGGACATCTCGGTCACCTATCCGCTGCTGGTCGCCGCCGAGCGGCTCAGCTACCTGGACCAGGACGTCTACTTCTACCGGCGGCAGCGCGAGGGCGCGATCACCAACACCGCCTCGGCCCGGCACGCGGACGCCTTCGCCCAGTACGACGCGGTGTTCGCGTTCCTGAACCGGCGCCCGCAGACCCCGGAGGCGCTGCGCCGGCTGGTCTTCGACCGGACGGTCAAGCAGGCGGTCACCATCCTGGACAGCCCCGGGCTGGTCCCGGAGGAGCTGCGCGGCGACTTCTTCCACCGCGCGTCCGACCACTTCCGCCGGCACCGCCCGGCGGGCTACGCGCACCCGGGCGGGCTGCGCGGCGTGCAGTACCGGCTGGTGGAGCGGGACGCCTGGGGCGCGTACCAGCAGCTGCGGCCGCTCCAGGCGCTGCCGCGCACGGTGAAGCGCGCCCTGCGGCAGGGGCTGGACGGGGGCCGCCGGGGCGCCCGCAAGGCCGTCCGCGGGGCCGGGCGGCGCGGGCTGTACGAGGCGTACCGGCGGCGGCCGATGGACGAAGAGCTCGCGGTCTACGCCGCGTACTGGTACCGGGGCTACGCCTGCAACCCGGCCGCAATCTACGAGAAGGCCCGGGAGCTGGCGCCGGGCGTGCGCGGGGTGTGGGTGGTGGAGACCCGGGCGCAGGCGGCCGCGCTGCCGCCGGGCGTCCCGTACGTGATCGCCAACACGCCGGGCTACCTCAAGGCCATGGCCACCGCCAAGTACCTGGTCAACAACGTCAACTTTCCGCACACCATGACCAAGCGGCCGGGCTCGGTGCACGTGCAGACGCAGCACGGGACGCCGCTGAAGCTGCTCGGGCTCGACCTGCGGGAGCGCCCGGAGGCGGGCGGCGACATGGACTTCGAGCGGATGCTGGAGCACGTGGCCCGCTGGGACTACCTGGTGTCGCCCAACCCGCACTCCACCGAGGCGTTCGGCAGCGCCTACCCGGGCCGGTACCGGGTGCTGGAGACCGGCTATCCGCGCAACGACCGCCTGGCGCAGGCCGGTCCGGAGCAGGGCGCGGCGGTCCGGGAGAGCCTGGGCGTTCCCGAGGGGCAGACGGTGGTGCTGTACGCGCCCACCCACCGGGAGCAGCACGCGGGTTACGTGCCGGCGCTGGACCTGGCCGCGCTGGCGCAGGCGCTGGGCCCGCAGTTCACGCTGCTGGTCCGCACCCACTACTTCTACGCGGACGGCGGCCGGGATCTGGGCGCGGGCGCCGGGCAGGTGATCGACGTCTCCGCCCACCCGGCGGTGGAGGACCTGTACCTGGCGGCCGACGTCCTGGTCACCGACTACTCCTCGTCGATGTTCGACTATGCGGTGCTGGACCGGCCGGTGGTGGTCTTCGCCCCGGACTGGGCGGAGTACCAGCGCATCCGCGGGGTCTACTTCGACCTGCGGGCCGAGCCGCCGGGCCTGTTCACCACCGAGCCGGAGGAGTTGGCGCGGGTGCTGGCGGACGGCTCGGCGGCGGGCCCGGAGGCGGCGGAGCTGCGGGCCGCCTTCCGCAAGCGCTTCTGCCCCTGGGACGACGGGCACGCCGCCGAGCGCGTGGTGCGCGAGGTGTTCCCGGTGGCCCGGGACTGA